The sequence GTAAATTCCGCAAATCCGGTCGTCAGCGTTTTATCCGGTTACATTATGTCAGCCGTATTTCTTCCCCTGGTCCTTTTGGGACTGCATCATGGGCTGGTTCCCATCTATGCGGTTCAGCTGGAACAAATGGGCGGAGTCTCCTTATTCCCGGTCCTGGCCATGGCAGGTGCAGGGCAGGTAGGTGCAGCCATTGCCATCTATTTTAAAGCAAAACGAAGCGGAAACAAACGCTTAAAGAGCGTCATCATCGGTGCACTGCCTTCCGGATTCTTAGGCATCGGTGAACCGCTTATTTATGGAGTCACTCTTCCGCTTGGTAAACCTTTCATAACTGCAGGATTGGGAGCCGGATTCGGCGGTGCCTATGTGATGCTCATGCATGTAAGGAGCATTGCCTGGAGCCCTTCGGGCCTGTTAGCCATTCCCATCATGAGCAGCCCTGTTAATATGCTCAATTATTTTATGGGCCTGGTGATTGCTTACATTGCCGGATTTATCATTACCAGCCTGTTTATTAAGGAAGATGAAGTTGCAAAAGCTTAAGCTTTCCGGCTGAATAGGAGCCCTTATCAGACTGCCCCCTGGCCTTTCACTTGATTTCTGTCCTTCCCTATAATACAATAGAGGGATAAGGAGGACGAAGACATGAAAATCGTTATCATTGACGGGCAGGGCGGCAAAATGGGGCAGTCCGTCATCGCTCAGTTAAAAAAGTCCTTTCCCAGTCTTTCAGTCATTGCCATCGGGACCAATTCCATTGCTACTTCTGCCATGTTAAAGGCAGGAGCCGATGCAGGAGCAACCGGTGAGAATCCGGTCCTTGTGGCCAGCCGGGATGCAGATATTATCATCGGTCCTATTGGGATCGTCATTGCCGATTCTCTCCTGGGAGAGATCACTCCAGCCATGGCTGAGGCCATCGGAAAAAGCCGTGCATATAAGATCCTTATTCCGGTGAACAAATGCAATCATTATGTAGTGGGCTGTGAAAACTTGACTTTAACGGAATCCATTGCCCTGGTAATCAAAGAGGTGGAGAATCATTTATGATCTCCACCTCTTTGTTTATGATATGTTAGATTTACCTTCGGTTCATCAAGCAGCTATTTATTCATCAATGCTATAGTTTGGTGCTTCCTTTGTGATATGGATGTCATGAGGATGACTTTCTTTAAGGGAAGCTGCCGTAATCTTTATGAATCTTCCGGTTTCCTGCATGGTCTTAATATTCATTGCTCCGCAGTATCCCATACCGGACCTTAAGCCGCCAAGCATCTGGAATACGGTATCTTCTACCAATCCTTTGTAAGCCACTCGGCCTTCCACTCCTTCCGGAACCAGCTTTTTGGCATCCGTCTGGAAGTAGCGGTCTTTGCTTCCGTTTTCCATGGCAGCAATGGAACCCATACCACGGTATACCTTGTATTTTCTGCCCTGATACAGTTCAAAGGTTCCCGGGCTTTCGTCGCATCCGGCAAACATGCTTCCCATCATACATACGCTTCCGCCGGCTGCAATGGCCTTTGTTAAATCTCCGGAATACTTGATTCCGCCGTCAGCAATGACTGGTACGCCGTATTCCTTAGCAACTGCATAGCAGTTCATAACAGCCGTGATCTGGGGAACTCCGATGCCGGCTACCACACGGGTAGTACAGATAGATCCAGGACCGATTCCTACCTTCACTGCATCAGCTCCTGCTTCTATGAGATCCTTTGTGGCCTCTCCGGTTGCTACATTTCCTGCAATAACGGAAAGAGCCGGATAAGCTTCTTTGATCATTTTTACGCAGCGGAGAACGTTTTCGGAATGACCGTGAGCGGAGTCTAAAACTACCACATCCACTTTTGCCTTTACCAGGGCGTCTACACGGTCAAGCACGTTGGCTGTAATTCCTACGGCAGCTCCGCACAGAAGTCTTCCTTGTCCATCTTTTGCGGACAACGGATATTTGATCTGCTTTTCAATATCCTTGATGGTGATAAGGCCCTTTAAATTAAAGTCTTCATCAACGATCGGAAGCTTTTCTACTCTTGCTTTTGCAAGGATCTTTTTTGCCTCCATAAGGGTGATGCCTTCTCTGGCTGTTACCAGGTTTTCAGAGGTCATGCACTCCTTGATCTTCCTGCTGAAATCCTCTTCGAATTTCAAGTCCCGGTTGGTGATGATTCCCACCAGTTTTTTTCCTTCTGTGATCGGCACTCCGGAAATGCGGTATTTACCCATAAGTTCATCCGCATCTTTTAATGTATGCTCCTGGGAAAGATAGAATGGGTCCGTTATGACGCCGTTTTCTGACCTCTTTACCTTATCAACCTCTTCTGCCTGCTCTTCAATGGACATATTCTTGTGGATAATTCCGATACCTCCCTGTCTTGCCATGGCAATTGCCATGCGATGCTCGGTAACGGTATCCATGCCTGCACTCATAAGCGGAATATTGAGCTTGATGGTTTTTGTAAGGTTGGTCGTTAAGTCAACCTGATTAGGAATAACCTCTGAATAAGCCGGAACTAACAGCACATCATCAAAAGTAATGCCTTCGCCAATTATTGTACCCATTAACTTTTCCTCTCCTTCTTTATATTTTTATTAATGAAACTAATAAGTCTTTTTACTTGTTAGTTACATAGTTTAACAAATTTTACAGGGGTTGTCAACGGACATTTTCCGGTTTCTTTCCGTCACTCATGGACAGTAAAGAAGTCTCTCCTGTAACGAAAAAGGAACCGGGCGGTTTTTTGCAAAACCGACTGATTCCTTTTTCGTTATACTTCTTTCATAACCTTACGGGGCGCTGTCATCCTCATGCACTGGAGCAGCTTATCGTTAGGTTCAAATATGATCTTTGTTGTTTCAGCACCGGACTGGCTGATTAATGTATAAGTCTTTGCTCCCGGTACGTGGGATGAAAAATCCAGTAGTTTCATGTTTTTTGTTTCATGATCCCTGGCCTCTGTGGAACCGGTGGGAGCTACGATCTGGATCCCTTCCATGGAGCCTTCCCAGGCCTTCTTTCTCTTGCTTCTGCCGTAGATCCGGTCAATGGATAGAGAGTTAGTCACAAATAAGTATTCAAATTCTACTTCGCTGTTGCGGAATACAAAGTATGTGGCGGCTGCGGCTGCAAGCAGAATAAGCACTCCAAAGATTCCGAAAACCGGAGACATGGAGAGGAAAAATGCAATTACGCATAGGATTCCCATCGCAATTTTTATCAACATGGTATAGGCCGGTGATTTTCGCTTCACTAGCCATTCTGCATACATTTCATTCATAACGATTTGGGTCCTTTCTTGTTTCCTGCATGGCTGCTTAAGTGGAAGGAGCTTATCCTGATTTAGGATATGGTTAGGTGGGGTGGGTGGGGTACCAGAAGTCCGCAGTGCAGTGGGTAAAGCCTTTGGCTTTACCCGCTCACGGGTGTTCGCCCTATGAAACAGAACATGAAAAAATTTTCTTATGTGCAGGCACAACGTAAATTTTTTCATGTTCTGTTTCGCACTGCTCGTTGCTTACGTGAATGTTTACATCATATCCATTCCGCCTGGGGCTGGCATTGCAGGTGCTTTTTCTTTAATATTAGCAACAACGGACTCTGTTGTCAATAAGGTAGATGCAACACTTGTAGCATTTTGAAGGGCGCTTCTGGTTACCTTTGTCGGATCCAGGATGCCTGCTTCTACCATGTCTACGTATTCTTCCTTGTATGCGTCAAAGCCGGTTCCTACCTTAGACTCTCTCACCTTATTGATGATGACGCTTCCTTCCAGTCCTGCATTGGCTACAATATGGTATAATGGGGATTCAAGAGCCTTTAAGATGATCTTTCCGCCGGTTCTCTCATCGCCTTCTAAATTCTTAACAAGTTCTTCAATCTGATTGATGGCATGAACGTAAGCAGAACCGCCGCCTGCGATAACGCCTTCCTCAACTGCCGCTCTTGCTGCAGATAAAGCATCTTCCATACGGAGTTTTGCTTCCTTCATCTCGGTTTCTGTTGCAGCGCCTACTCGGATTACTGCTACACCGCCGGATAATTTAGCAAGTCTTTCCTGTAATTTTTCTCTGTCAAAATCAGAAGTAGTCTCTTCGATCTGGCCCTTGATCTGACCGATTCTTGCAGTGATTGCTTCTTTATCTCCGCAGCCGTCTACGATTACGGTATTTTCCTTCTGAACCTTTACGGATTTTGCACGTCCTAAAAGATCAAGGGTTGCATTCTTAAGCTCATATCCCAGTTCATCAGAGATCACAGTACCGCCCGTTAAAACAGCAATATCCTGTAACATCTCTTTTCTTCTGTCGCCATAGCCTGGAGCCTTTACCGCGATTACATTGAAAGTTCCTCTTAATTTATTAACGATTAAGGTTGTTAAAGCCTCGCCTTCCACATCTTCTGCGATGATGAGAAGTCTTGCGCCGGACTGAACTACCTGCTCTAATAAAGGAAGGATCTCCTGAATGTTTGAGATCTTCTTATCAGTAATAAGAATATATGGA is a genomic window of Lacrimispora sphenoides containing:
- the groL gene encoding chaperonin GroEL (60 kDa chaperone family; promotes refolding of misfolded polypeptides especially under stressful conditions; forms two stacked rings of heptamers to form a barrel-shaped 14mer; ends can be capped by GroES; misfolded proteins enter the barrel where they are refolded when GroES binds) produces the protein MAKQIKYGVDARKALESGVNQLADTVRVTLGPKGRNVVLDKSFGSPLITNDGVTIAKEIELEDAFENMGAQLVKEVATKTNDVAGDGTTTATVLAQAMINEGMKNLAAGANPIVLRKGMKKATEAAVEAIAKMSEPIKGKASIAKVAAISASDDEVGEMVADAMEKVSNNGVITIEESKTMKTELDLVEGMQFDRGYISAYMCTDMEKMEANLDDPYILITDKKISNIQEILPLLEQVVQSGARLLIIAEDVEGEALTTLIVNKLRGTFNVIAVKAPGYGDRRKEMLQDIAVLTGGTVISDELGYELKNATLDLLGRAKSVKVQKENTVIVDGCGDKEAITARIGQIKGQIEETTSDFDREKLQERLAKLSGGVAVIRVGAATETEMKEAKLRMEDALSAARAAVEEGVIAGGGSAYVHAINQIEELVKNLEGDERTGGKIILKALESPLYHIVANAGLEGSVIINKVRESKVGTGFDAYKEEYVDMVEAGILDPTKVTRSALQNATSVASTLLTTESVVANIKEKAPAMPAPGGMDMM
- a CDS encoding DUF6106 family protein; this translates as MNEMYAEWLVKRKSPAYTMLIKIAMGILCVIAFFLSMSPVFGIFGVLILLAAAAATYFVFRNSEVEFEYLFVTNSLSIDRIYGRSKRKKAWEGSMEGIQIVAPTGSTEARDHETKNMKLLDFSSHVPGAKTYTLISQSGAETTKIIFEPNDKLLQCMRMTAPRKVMKEV
- a CDS encoding DUF3842 family protein encodes the protein MKIVIIDGQGGKMGQSVIAQLKKSFPSLSVIAIGTNSIATSAMLKAGADAGATGENPVLVASRDADIIIGPIGIVIADSLLGEITPAMAEAIGKSRAYKILIPVNKCNHYVVGCENLTLTESIALVIKEVENHL
- the guaB gene encoding IMP dehydrogenase — translated: MGTIIGEGITFDDVLLVPAYSEVIPNQVDLTTNLTKTIKLNIPLMSAGMDTVTEHRMAIAMARQGGIGIIHKNMSIEEQAEEVDKVKRSENGVITDPFYLSQEHTLKDADELMGKYRISGVPITEGKKLVGIITNRDLKFEEDFSRKIKECMTSENLVTAREGITLMEAKKILAKARVEKLPIVDEDFNLKGLITIKDIEKQIKYPLSAKDGQGRLLCGAAVGITANVLDRVDALVKAKVDVVVLDSAHGHSENVLRCVKMIKEAYPALSVIAGNVATGEATKDLIEAGADAVKVGIGPGSICTTRVVAGIGVPQITAVMNCYAVAKEYGVPVIADGGIKYSGDLTKAIAAGGSVCMMGSMFAGCDESPGTFELYQGRKYKVYRGMGSIAAMENGSKDRYFQTDAKKLVPEGVEGRVAYKGLVEDTVFQMLGGLRSGMGYCGAMNIKTMQETGRFIKITAASLKESHPHDIHITKEAPNYSIDE